The Toxorhynchites rutilus septentrionalis strain SRP chromosome 3, ASM2978413v1, whole genome shotgun sequence genome includes a region encoding these proteins:
- the LOC129775004 gene encoding uncharacterized protein LOC129775004, protein MFVLKHKTVNSSVDMFIPDAVFFVKHGRLHTTIVDQRNSRKNQQEQILRCLQERIRLDQYCFVNKANSWLQDVYSDSHKEIDSTSTMECMPNAMSIPKLNDDCLILIFKQVNLADLISLKRSSIRFQNIVDDLFKRYKYLYVDEHTHKKLTLLEIRTLEANELQSLKPLKNKERKKERNKKYFNWCGTPLMDLIGPFHAN, encoded by the exons atgtttgtactcaaacacaaaactgtgaacagcagcgtggacatgtttattccggacgcagtgttttttgtgaaacatggaagactgcatACGACAATAGTTGACCAGAGAAATAGCCGAAAAAATCAACAGGAACAGATTTTAAG ATGCCTGCAAGAAAGAATTAGATTGGATCAATATTGTTTTGTGAACAAGGCAAACAGCTGGCTTCAAGATGTTTACAGCGATAGCCATAAGGAGATAGACTCCACTTCTACCATGGAATGCATGCCGAATGCAATGAGCATCCCGAAACTCAATGATGACTGTCTCATACTGATATTCAAGCAGGTCAATTTGGCGGATCTCATTTCTCTGAAAAGAAGTTCTATTCGGTTCCAGAACATTGTAGATGACCTTTTCAAACGGTACAAGTACTTGTATGTCGATGAGCATACACATAAAAAGCTAACCTTGTTGGAAATAAGAAcattagaggcaaatgaactgcaaagtttaaagcctcttaaaaacaaagaaagaaagaaagaaagaaataagaaatattttAATTGGTGTGGGACCCCATTAATGGATCTCATTGGACCATTTCACGCAAACTAA